Proteins encoded together in one Argiope bruennichi chromosome 1, qqArgBrue1.1, whole genome shotgun sequence window:
- the LOC129980122 gene encoding pre-mRNA-splicing factor 38B-like, producing the protein MAPGIADKKNNTLPLWGNEKTMNLNNLILTNILSSHYFKVNLYQLKTYHEVIDEIYYKVNHLEPWEKGSRKTAGQTGMCGGVRGVGAGGIVSTAFCILYKLFTLKLTRKQVVGLINHNDSPYIRALGFMYIRYTQPPADLWDWYEPYLEDEEDVDVKAGGGQIMTIGEMLRHFLSKLEWFSTLFPRIPVPIQKDLETKLSDWRARTKTTNSAASHEPDHNDADKAAENHWDKDVHPRKTSHSDSKPRDSGRSLKESRYRDDVADEITREKDRQRKERHEKSSKHHHHHHSSKRHKHSSHRSRSRSPGGFDHKHSRHRSRSRSPTDSHRHRSHRTHSRTPSDMDYKHSSHRARVSLERDSRHSNYKTRSPVESDSRYSGNRSPTDHRHRNHHRY; encoded by the coding sequence ATGGCTCCGGGAATTGCGGATAAGAAGAACAACACTCTCCCGTTATGGGGTAATGAAAAGACCATGAACTTGAATAACTTGATTTTGACGAACATCTTGTCATCACActatttcaaagttaatttatatcAGTTAAAAACTTATCATGAAgttattgatgaaatttattataaagtgaaTCACTTGGAACCATGGGAAAAAGGCAGTCGTAAAACTGCTGGGCAAACAGGTATGTGTGGAGGCGTACGTGGTGTTGGAGCGGGTGGTATTGTATCCACTGCATTTTGTATTCTGTATAagctttttacattaaaattgacTCGGAAACAGGTTGTTGGATTGATAAATCATAACGATTCTCCATATATTCGAGCATTAGGATTCATGTATATCAGATATACACAACCGCCTGCTGATTTGTGGGATTGGTATGAGCCTTACTTAGAAGATGAAGAGGATGTTGATGTCAAAGCTGGAGGTGGACAAATTATGACAATTGGAGAAATGTTGAGgcattttctatcaaaattagaaTGGTTTTCTACTCTCTTCCCACGTATTCCTGTTCCAATTCAGAAGGATCTTGAAACAAAGCTATCAGATTGGAGAGCACGAACTAAAACAACAAATTCAGCAGCATCTCATGAGCCGGATCATAATGATGCTGACAAAGCTGCAGAAAATCATTGGGACAAAGATGTGCATCCAAGAAAGACTTCTCATTCAGACTCTAAACCCAGAGATTCTGGAAGGAGTTTAAAAGAATCACGGTATCGAGATGATGTTGCGGATGAAATAACTAGAGAGAAGGATCGACAAAGGAAAGAGAGACATGAAAAATCCTCAAAGCATCACCACCACCATCATTCTAGCAAACGGCACAAGCACTCAAGCCATAGAAGTCGTAGTAGAAGCCCAGGAGGTTTTGATCACAAGCATTCTCGTCATAGATCACGTAGTAGAAGTCCTACAGACAGTCATAGGCATCGTTCACATAGAACACATAGTAGAACACCATCTGATATGGATTATAAACATTCTAGCCATAGAGCTCGCGTTTCTTTGGAAAGGGATTCAAGGCATTCTAACTATAAGACACGTAGTCCTGTCGAATCTGATTCTCGTTATTCTGGCAACAGAAGTCCAACTGATCATAGACATAGAAATCATCATcgatattaa
- the LOC129975526 gene encoding uncharacterized protein LOC129975526 — MKALKNMQTFKDDSDILKVRTKLILGDEEENFKCPILLPGNHEIIRRLIHQKHCELQHAGLRTLISNLRENYWIISVNKIAKQVSSHCITCKRFKAKPTEPPLAPLPKNRIKVAAAFEVTGIDLAGPLFLRSGEKTWIVLFTCAIYRAVHLELVNSLSTEAFIMALRRFFARRGRVNIIYTDNGTNFVGTSNALKNLDWEKIMSFSTIKKIKWNFNPPTAAWWGGWWERMIRMLKEMLRRILGRKSIDYEELETLICDCEATINSRPLTYIEDNSEGLRPLTPACFLQGIPSSDTTDLDEIDSKSLNRRLCFIQKLRHDLRTRFRNEYLAMLVHKGRHTRDESLNVGDIILLETDGKRLHWPLGIVTEVLTGADGHSRVARVRTAQGEKLRPFQRLYSLEIRSSEKLPFIARQKDKDTNTQLPATPAVSDQDSSEEDDYITKVTPDVVTKAGRRIKIPNRLDL, encoded by the coding sequence atgaaagcattgaaaaatatgcaaactttcaAAGACGATTCCGACATTCTTAAAGTTAGAACTAAGCTCATACTGGGAGATGAAGAAGAGAATTTTAAGTGCCCTATATTGTTGCCAGGTAACCATGAAATAATTCGTCGATTGATACACCAGAAACATTGTGAGTTGCAGCATGCCGGACTTCGAACTCTTATTTCCAATTTGAGGGAAAATTACTGgattatttctgtcaataaaatagcaaaacaagTAAGCTCTCATTGTATTACTTGCAAAAGATTTAAAGCCAAACCTACGGAGCCACCTTTAGCACCTcttcctaaaaatagaataaaagttgcTGCAGCATTTGAAGTCACAGGGATTGATTTGGCAGGCCCATTGTTTTTGCGTTCTGGAGAAAAGACATGGATTGTCCTTTTTACCTGTGCTATTTATAGGGCTGTTCATCTTGAGTTAGTCAATTCCTTGTCCACGGAAGCCTTTATAATggctttaagaagattttttgctAGGAGAGGTCGAGTTAATATAATCTACACTGATAACGGCACCAACTTCGTTGGTACAAGTAATGCCTTGAAAAATCTAGATTGGGAGAAGATCATGTCGTTTTCcactatcaagaaaattaaatggaatttcaacccTCCAACTGCTGCATGGTGGGGTGGATGGTGGGAGCGGATGATTCGCATGCTAAAAGAAATGCTAAGGAGAATTTTGGGCCGAAAGAGTATTGATTATGAAGAATTGGAAACTCTTATATGTGACTGTGAAGCTACAATAAATTCCAGGCCTCTCACGTATATTGAAGATAATTCAGAAGGTCTAAGGCCATTGACACCTGCTTGTTTCTTGCAAGGCATTCCTAGTAGTGATACAACTGATTTAGACGAAATCGATAGTAAAAGCCTAAATAGAAgattatgttttattcaaaaactacgGCATGATTTAAGAACGAGATTTCGCAACGAATACTTAGCAATGTTAGTGCATAAAGGTCGTCACACCCGAGATGAATCTTTGAATGTTGGAGACATAATTCTCCTTGAAACTGATGGAAAACGCCTTCACTGGCCCTTAGGAATTGTAACTGAAGTCCTCACTGGAGCAGATGGACATTCAAGAGTCGCCAGAGTAAGAACAGCTCAAGGGGAAAAATTAAGACCATTCCAGAGACTTTATTCCTTGGAAATCAGAAGTTCTGAAAAATTACCATTCATTGCTCGGCAAAAGGATAAAGACACAAACACTCAACTTCCTGCAACTCCAGCTGTTTCAGATCAAGATTCCAGTGAAGAAGATGATTATATAACCAAAGTAACTCCTGATGTTGTCACTAAAGCTGGCCGGCGTATTAAAATTCCCAACAGACTCGATTTATAA